A single window of Sphingobacteriales bacterium DNA harbors:
- a CDS encoding gliding motility-associated C-terminal domain-containing protein, which translates to MNPCITYTPSKGQTGNDTTCIVGCDDKGYCDTTIIIITVETPRDTIRDSLPVNNVDSICDFLQPRGTDITVTSWAGQTSGTGNYITWTINEQGCLVYTAGNVKGTDTLCIMSCITGTDTCIETTVYVTVTGIPPIAINNDTTTKVNVPVVINVIGNDIQTDSDPLQLCDDAIVTHPVNGTLSNINTPSGNVTYTPNTDFTGVDSFQYVICDPDGNDTAWAYVRIVRENECELYDAFSPNGDGVNDYYTIPCPSSSAIVFCVYNRWGIEVYRNEDYRGEWDGRYKGAPLPDGTYYYVIKYINSGGDDINKAGFIVIHR; encoded by the coding sequence TTGAATCCATGTATAACATACACACCATCAAAAGGACAAACAGGTAATGATACGACATGTATAGTAGGATGTGATGACAAAGGCTACTGCGATACGACAATTATCATCATTACGGTAGAGACACCAAGAGACACGATAAGAGATAGCTTACCAGTGAATAACGTAGATAGTATTTGTGATTTCTTACAACCACGAGGAACAGACATCACAGTAACGAGTTGGGCAGGTCAGACCTCAGGAACAGGAAATTACATCACATGGACTATCAACGAGCAAGGTTGCTTAGTATACACAGCAGGCAATGTAAAAGGTACAGATACGTTATGCATTATGAGCTGCATCACAGGTACAGACACATGTATAGAGACTACAGTTTATGTAACGGTAACAGGTATACCACCGATAGCAATTAATAATGATACAACAACGAAAGTTAATGTACCAGTAGTTATAAATGTTATAGGCAATGATATCCAGACAGACAGTGATCCATTACAATTATGTGATGATGCTATAGTTACACATCCAGTAAATGGAACATTAAGTAACATAAACACACCATCAGGAAATGTGACTTATACACCAAATACAGACTTTACAGGAGTAGACAGCTTCCAATATGTGATATGTGATCCAGATGGCAACGACACTGCATGGGCATATGTAAGAATAGTAAGAGAGAATGAATGTGAGTTGTATGATGCCTTCTCACCTAATGGCGATGGTGTGAATGATTACTATACGATACCATGTCCAAGTTCAAGTGCGATAGTATTCTGTGTGTACAACAGATGGGGCATCGAGGTTTACAGAAATGAGGATTACCGAGGCGAGTGGGATGGAAGATACAAAGGTGCACCACTTCCAGATGGTACATACTACTATGTTATCAAGTATATCAACAGCGGAGGAGATGATATTAATAAAGCAGGGTTTATCGTTATACATAGATAA